The DNA region CCTTGACGCCGAGCTTTTGCTTCATCGCCGGCAGGCCCGCGATCGCGAGCTTGGCGCGGCGGTCGATCAGTTCCTTCCATTCCGCCGATGTTTTCGGGTCGGCGTTGAAATGCGGCGGATAGGGCGCGCCGATCATCGCCTGCATCTCGGGCGAGACGTCACTGGTGGGATTGCCGATCGATTTCAGCGGCGAGACCCGCTTGCCGTTCTCGGCATTGGCGGCCCCCTCGCTCTTGGCGAGCTCGTCGTAGGGCACCGCGGTCTGCGCGCGGGCCGCGCCACATGCGGCGACGGCGAATGCGATGCTGATGGAAACGATGGCGCGTTGCGGTTGACGCATCTTTACTCCCCTGAGATCCATTTTCGATTTGTTCGACCGGGATCCGGCGGTTCGCGCCACGCTAGAGCATTTTCGGTTCTGATTGAATCAGAACCAAAGCTCTAGCTTTTTTGTTTCGACGCGTTTTCTTCACGCGAACCGGCATCCACTTCGCTCGAAAACGCTTTAGTACAGCGCAGACAGGTCGTGAAGATCGGTCACCGCGCGACAGGGGTGCTTATTCTTCCGCCTTGAATGGCCGCGTCAGCAGACCTTCGATCGCGGCATCGATGGTCAGCCGGTTGCCGAGGATCGCCGCCACCGCGCGTGACACCGGCATGTCGACGTTGTTCGACGCGGCGAGCTCGATCAGGACCGGCGCGGTGAACGCACCTTCGGCGAGCTTGCCCGCGGGTGCGGGCTCGCCGCGACCGAGCGCAAGTCCGAGCGCAAAATTGCGCGATTGTGCTGTCGAGCAACTGAGCAGGAGATCGCCGAGCCCGGACAGGCCGGCCAGCGTCTCGGCGCGGGCACCGCAGGCGCGACCCAAGCGTGCCAGTTCGCTGAAGCCGCGCGTGGTCAGCGCCGCGAGCGCGGAGGCGCCGAGAGACTTGCCGACCACGATGCCGGCGGCGATCGCCAGCACGTTCTTCGCCGCGCCGCCGATCTCGACGCCGCGCACGTCAGTCGAGTGATAGGGCCGGAAGGTCGCCGACCCGAGCGCTCGCACCAGATCGCTCGCCAGCGCCTCGTCCCTTGCCGCCAAGGTCACCGCGGTCGGCAGCCCGCGCGCGACATCGTCGGCAAAGCTCGGCCCTGACAGGATCGCGGGCACGGAGCGCGGTGCGGCCTCCGCGATCACATCGGTCATGAATTTGTGGGTGCCGTGCTCGATGCCCTTGGCGCAGGCGATCACCGGCGTGCCGGGTTTGATGTGTGGCGCAAGATGCCCGACCGCCGCGCGCAGATGCTGCGCCGGCGTCACAGCCAGGATGATCTGCGCACGCGCCGCCGCTGCGATGTCGGACGTCACGGCAATCGCGCCATCGAGCGCGACGCCGGCGAGCTTTGGATTGATCCGCGACGCCTGGATCTGCGCGGCATGATCCGGATTGCGCGCATACAGGATGACCTCGCGCCCGGCACGCGCGGCGACGCCGGCCAGCGCCGTGCCCCAAGCGCCGGCCCCGATCACGCTGACTGAATGATGCGCGGGCATGCGGACCCCAGCTCAGCTGCGCCCCCTCGCCCCGCTCTTGCGGGGAGAGGGTTGGGGTGAGGGGCTTCTCTCCGCGAGCGAGCCGATCAGTGAGATCCGTACCCCCTCACCCGGATCGCATCTTCGATGCGATCCGACCTCTCCCCGCAAGCGGGGCGAGGTGAAGAGGAGTCTGCGGCGCGATCGCATCGCTCAATATCCCGCGCGGCTGTTGGCATGTCCGGCCGGCGCCTTTGCATTCGCGTCGAGCAGCCAGCGGGCGCGGGGCGGGGCTTCCATCGTGTCGGTCAGGCCGAGCGCCATTCGTTCGGCGCCGGCCCAGGCGATCATCGCGCCATTGTCGGTGCAGAGCGCCGGCGGCGGGATGATCAGCGTGGTCTGCGCCTTTGCCGCCACCTCTTGCAACGCGCTGCGGATCGCATGATTGGCGGCGACGCCGCCGGCTGCGACCAGCGCGCGCGGCGTGCCGAACTGGTCCTGGAATAGCTTCAGGCCGACGCTCAGGCGATCGGAGGTGGCTTCCAGCACCGCGGCCTGGAAGCTCGCGCAGAGATCGCTGATGTCCTGCGGCTCCAGCGGTTCGAGCCGGCTCGCTTCGTTGCGCACCGCCGTCTTCAGTCCGGACAGCGAAAAATTCGCGTCGGGACGGCCGAGCATCGGGCGCGGCAAGGCGAAGCGGGTCGCATCGCCGCCGGCTGCGGCGCGCTCCACCTCGGGTCCTCCGGGATAGGGCAGCGACAGCATCTTCGCGACCTTGTCGAACGCTTCGCCCATCGCGTCATCGACGGTGGTGCCGAGCCGGACATATTGCCCGACGCCGACCACCGCCACGATCTGGGTATGGCCGCCCGAAGCCAGGAACAGGCAGTACGGAAACGCCAGTGCGCAGGTCAGCCGCGGCGTCAGCGCGTGCGCTTCGAGATGGTTCACCGCGATCAGCGGCGTGTCGTGCACCATCGCGATCGCCTTCGCGGTGGTCAGGCCGACGATGACGCCGCCGATCAGGCCCGGCCCCGCCGCGGCCGCCACCGCCGAGAGTTGCGCGTAGCCGACACCGGCCTCCTTCATCGCACCGGCGACGATGCCGTCGAGCAAATCGACATGGGCGCGCGCCGCGATCTCCGGCACGACGCCGCCGAAGCGCGCGTGCTCGGCGGTCTGCGAGCGCACGATGTTGGACAGGATCTTGCCCGAGCCGTCAGCCTGGCGCTCGACCACGGCCGCCGCGGTCTCATCGCAGGTGGTCTCGATTCCCAGCACCAGCATCGGCGTTTCGTTACCCAATTTCGGCCCATATGTTACGAGCAAGAGCGCTACCAGCATGATCACGAACGCCGGAACCGATTTCCGACATGATCCTGCTCGATTGAAGATGTCCCTTCCGGGGTAGCATTGCGAGGTCGCCGAGTGCAATTGGTCCTGAACTTCAGCGTCATCAGGCGGGAGCCCTGAATCGTGGTTGTGCTGGTCACCCGCCCGCATCCGGACAGCGAGGCGACGTGTGCGGCCCTGCGCGCGCGGGGCATCGAGGCGCTCGCCGCACCCGTGCTGCGCTTCGAGCCGTTGCCGTTCCACGACGATGACGACGCCGATTATGACGCCGTGATCGTGACCAGCGCCAATGCGCTGCGCGGGATCGATCTCGCCGGCCACCGGCTGTTGCGGCTGCCCGCCTTCGCGGTCGGGACGCACACCGCCGACGCCGCGCGCGCCGCGGGGTTCGACAAGGTGAAGGTGGCCAAAGGCGACGCCGAGGCAGTTCGCGATCTGGTGCTGGCGCGGGTCAAGGCGAACAAGCTGAAGAAATCGGCCACGCTGCTCTATCTCGCCGGCGCCGATCTCGCGCGCGATCTTGCCGGCGAGCTCGGCGAGGCGGGACTGACCGTGATCACCCACACCACCTACCGGATGGTCCCGGTCGCGGTTTTTCCGGACGAGATCAGCGATGCCTTCATGGCCAGCCGCGTCAAGGCGGTGCTGCATTATTCCCGCCGCAGCGCGCGGGCGTTCCTGGACGCGGCGCGGGCCGGAGGGCTGGAGATTTCGGCGCTGGCGCTGCCGCAATGCTGCATCTCGGCCTCGGTTGCCGCCGTGCTCCGCGATGCCGGCGCCACCCAATTGGTGGTCGCGGCGCAGCCCGACGAGACTGCCCTGCTGGAGGCGGTCAGCCGTAGCTTGAACCCATCTTCGGCATGATTCTTTCGTCTGACCATGACGTTAGCCGGTGCTCCATTTTTCGGAACGTGCTCTAAGAAGCCGGGCCGATTCTGCTACAATGCGCTGCCAATAGTTTTGAGGACCCCCCCGCGATGGCTGAAGAGAGGCCCGAGGACACAGCACCGTCGCCGGATTCCCGGCCGAAGCGCGCCCCGCCGACCATCGACCTGGAGGCGACCGAGGTCTCCACCGAACCGTCGAAGGCGGAGGAGCCCAGCCCGGCCGCGGACATGGCCTCGGCCGACGCAGCGGCGCCGGAAGCTGAGCCGCAGCCTGAGGTCAAGCCGCAACCGCAGCCCGAGACTGTCTCCGCGACGTACGCTCCCGAGCCGTCGCGGCCGGTCTCGCCCTGGGTGGTGGCGCCGGTCTCCGGCGCGGTCGCGGCTGCGCTTGTGATCGGGGTCGGCTGGCTGCTCGGCTGGCCCGCCGTGCAGCAGGCATCCCCTCCTGCGCCATCCAATGCCGCCGCGATCGACGAACTGACCGGCCGTATCGCTGGGCTCGAGACCAGGCTCGGCAAGCCGGCCGGCGATCCCGCGGCCGCGGCGCGGCTCGAGGCGCTCGACAAATCGATCGCCGCGCTGCGCAGCGAGCTCACCGCTCAGCGCGCGCAATCCGACAAGCTCGCCGCCGCCGCCAACGCACCGCGCAGCGGGGCGTCGGCGCCGGATCTCTCCGCCATCACAGCGCGCATCGACAGGATCGAGGGCGCGCTGAAGGCGCAGAGCGGCGAGATCGCGCAACAGGACGGCAAGATCGCCGACGCCAAGGTCACCGCGATGGCCGCCGCGAAACCGACCGATGACACGCCGCTGCGCCGCGTCGTCGCCGCATCGCTGCTCGACACCGCGGTTCGTCACGGCGATCCCTTCGTCGCCGCGCTCGCGGCGGCGAAGTCGCTCGCCGACGATCCCGCGGCGCTGAAGCCGCTCGACGGGTTTGCCGCCGCGGGCGTGCCGAGCCCGAATGTGCTGTGCCGCGAGCTGGTCGAGATCGTGCCGCAGCTTGCGCCGCCCGCGCACGATGCGACGACCGGCAGCAGCCTGGTCGATCGCCTGCAGGCCGGCGCCTCGAGCCTGATCCACATCGAGCGCAGCGATGCGACCGGCATCGATCGCGGCAGCATCGTCGCGCGCGTGACATCGGCCGCCGTGCATAATGACCTCGCATTGACCGAGCGTGAATTGAAGACATTGCCGCCGGCCGATCGCGCCGCGGCGCAACCCTGGCTCGACAAGGTCGACGCGCGCCGCGCTGCGCTCGCCGCTTCCAGGACATTCGCCGACAACGCCATGGCGGCGCTCGCCACGGTCAATCAGTAGCCTTTGCGGTAGGTCTTTGATGATCCGGATCATTGTGTTTCTGCTGTTGATCGCGCTCGCAGCCGCCGGCGCGGCCTGGGTGGTCGATCAGCCCGGCGACCTCGTGATGTCATGGGGCGGCTTGCGCTTCACATCGAAGCAGCCGGTGTTCTTGCTCGGCATCGTCGTCGCGGTCGCGATGTTCGCCGGCGCGGTGTTGTGGACGTTGTGGAACGTGCCCGGCCGCATCGGCCGTCACCGGCGCGAGCGGCGCCACGCCCGCGGCCGTCGCGCCATCACCCAGGGCCTGCTCGCGATCGGCCACGGCGATTCGACGCTGGCGCGCGCCCATGCCGAAGTGGCGCGGCGCCACGCCGGCAACGATCCGCTGACACTCTTGCTGCATGCGCAATCGGCCCAACTCGACGGTGACCGCGAGGCGGCACAGCGCGCCTTCCGCGCCATGGCCGAGCGCGAGGACACGCGGCTGTTGGGCTTGCGCGGCCTGTTCATCGAGGCGCAGCGCGCCGACGATCCCGTCACCGCCGTGATGGTCGCGGAGGAAGCGCTGAAACTGTCGCCGTCGTCGAGCTGGGCCTCGCATGCGGTGCTCGGCTTCTGCTGCGCCAAGGGCGACTGGGCTGGCGCGCTGTCGATCATCGACAACAACCAGTCGGCCGGCCTGATCGACAAGGCGACCTACCGGCGGCAGCGCGGCGTGCTGCTTGCGGCGCGCGCGATGGAGCTGGAGAAGGTCGACCGCGACCTGTCGCGCGAAAGCGCGATGGAGGCGGTGAAGTTGGCGCCGACGCTGATCCCTGCGGCGGTGCTCGCCGCCAAATTCCAGAGTGAGGCGCATCAGGTGCGCCGCGCGATGCGTCTCGTCGAGACCGCCTGGCTGGCGCAGCCGCATCCCGATCTGGCCGACGCCTATGCCCATGTCCGGCTCGGCGATGCCGCGCGGCAGCGGCTGGTCCGTGTCGAGACGCTGGCTGCGAAGACGCCGGGCCACATCGAAGGCGCGCTTGCCATCGCGCGCGCCGCGATCGACGCCTCCGAATTCGCCAGGGCACGCACCGCGCTGGAACCGTTCGTCGCCGCACCGACCCAGCGCGTCGCGCTCTTGATGGCCGAGCTCGAACGCACCGAGCATGGCGATAGCGGCCGCGCCCGCGCCTGGACCCTGCGCGCCGTGCGCGCGTTGCACGATCCGGCCTGGACCGCGGACGGCTACGTCTCCGACCGCTGGCGTCCGGTCTCGCCGGTGAGCGGCCGGCTCGACGCCTTCCAGTGGCAGACCCCGGTCGCAGCGCTGCCGTCCGACAAGGGCAGCGCCGTCGAAATCTCGCCCTTCGAGGAGGCGATGCTGGCCCCGCGCCGCGAACTGCCGAAGGAGCTGGCGAGCGAGCCCGAGGCGCCGGTGGCAGTTCCGGTTGAGCCGGTGGAGGCGAAGCCCGCTGAGCCGGCAGCGCCAGCCGAACCGACCGCACAGGACAACGCCCCACCGCCCGCCGATGCCCTTCCTGTCGTGCCCGAGCCGGCCCTAGCCGAGCCGGTTGCCGCCGCACCCGAGCCCGCGCCGCCGCCCGAGCCAGCGCCCCCGGCGCCAGCCCCGTTGTTCCGCTCCCGCACCGACCTCCCGAAGTCGACCCCGGCACCGGTTCCCGCCGTCATTCCCATCGTCCGCGCCCCCGACGACCCCGGCGTCGACGAGGAGGGCGCCGTGGACGAATTCGCCGAACAAATCGGCCCGCCCAAGGCCCAGATGGGCGGCTGGAAGGGATTTTTGTCACGTTTGGGGAGTTAAATCCGCGAGGCTACGGGGCCGCTTCTTCTTGCCAATCGAGGCTGTGCCCGATATCAGGTGGCACGCCCAACCCAAGGCGTTTGCAACGGTCCGCCGCAATAGCTCAGTCGGTAGAGCACGTCATTCGTAATGACGGGGTCGGGGGTTCGAATCCCTCTTGCGGCACCGGTTTTTCTGACCAGGCTTTCACTCTATGCAAAAGCTGGATGTTGGACGTTTCTCGCTTGTCGCACACATAGTTTGCCATAGGGTGCCCACACCAGGTGTGAACCCTATTCGGTAGCGAGCGGCTGCCCCCAAAATTCAAGCCGAACCCAAGCTTCAACGATCAATTTCTTGTCGTCATCGGACAATGCGTGGATTGAACGTCCGCTAGATACTTCGTCAATTGCCCGCCGCCATTTCGTATCTAGCTTCATTCCATCGAGGAGGCCTGCGTCTCGAAGGGCTTCAATCGAATTTACTTGTTCCCTTGTGAAATGTCCCGTCGGAAGACCGCGGGTATAGGCCTCTGAGACGTAAATCCAATTTGTGACGAAGATTGCTTTTAGGTCACATTCTTCGCGGTAGCTAATCTCGCGCTTCATTGTGAAGCTCCGATCCGCCGTTGAACGGTTTCAACTATAGCATCTTTTTCTGGCCCATTGACCAAGTGACCGCTGCGACTTACCTCCGGCGCGAAAAGAGTTCCTGGATATTGGCGGCCCGTGTCGAGGCCCCAATACGAAGCGGACCTCATGCAAATGACGATGCGTTTTCCCGCTTCAGCTTGCGCGAAGAGGTAGTCTTGAGCCCATGTCAGCGAAACGCGACTTGACGGCAGGGCTAACAGCGATGGGTAACTTTTAACGTCCTTAGA from Bradyrhizobium genosp. L includes:
- a CDS encoding NAD(P)H-dependent glycerol-3-phosphate dehydrogenase, with the translated sequence MPAHHSVSVIGAGAWGTALAGVAARAGREVILYARNPDHAAQIQASRINPKLAGVALDGAIAVTSDIAAAARAQIILAVTPAQHLRAAVGHLAPHIKPGTPVIACAKGIEHGTHKFMTDVIAEAAPRSVPAILSGPSFADDVARGLPTAVTLAARDEALASDLVRALGSATFRPYHSTDVRGVEIGGAAKNVLAIAAGIVVGKSLGASALAALTTRGFSELARLGRACGARAETLAGLSGLGDLLLSCSTAQSRNFALGLALGRGEPAPAGKLAEGAFTAPVLIELAASNNVDMPVSRAVAAILGNRLTIDAAIEGLLTRPFKAEE
- the tsaD gene encoding tRNA (adenosine(37)-N6)-threonylcarbamoyltransferase complex transferase subunit TsaD translates to MLVLGIETTCDETAAAVVERQADGSGKILSNIVRSQTAEHARFGGVVPEIAARAHVDLLDGIVAGAMKEAGVGYAQLSAVAAAAGPGLIGGVIVGLTTAKAIAMVHDTPLIAVNHLEAHALTPRLTCALAFPYCLFLASGGHTQIVAVVGVGQYVRLGTTVDDAMGEAFDKVAKMLSLPYPGGPEVERAAAGGDATRFALPRPMLGRPDANFSLSGLKTAVRNEASRLEPLEPQDISDLCASFQAAVLEATSDRLSVGLKLFQDQFGTPRALVAAGGVAANHAIRSALQEVAAKAQTTLIIPPPALCTDNGAMIAWAGAERMALGLTDTMEAPPRARWLLDANAKAPAGHANSRAGY
- a CDS encoding uroporphyrinogen-III synthase, with protein sequence MVVLVTRPHPDSEATCAALRARGIEALAAPVLRFEPLPFHDDDDADYDAVIVTSANALRGIDLAGHRLLRLPAFAVGTHTADAARAAGFDKVKVAKGDAEAVRDLVLARVKANKLKKSATLLYLAGADLARDLAGELGEAGLTVITHTTYRMVPVAVFPDEISDAFMASRVKAVLHYSRRSARAFLDAARAGGLEISALALPQCCISASVAAVLRDAGATQLVVAAQPDETALLEAVSRSLNPSSA
- a CDS encoding COG4223 family protein, with protein sequence MAEERPEDTAPSPDSRPKRAPPTIDLEATEVSTEPSKAEEPSPAADMASADAAAPEAEPQPEVKPQPQPETVSATYAPEPSRPVSPWVVAPVSGAVAAALVIGVGWLLGWPAVQQASPPAPSNAAAIDELTGRIAGLETRLGKPAGDPAAAARLEALDKSIAALRSELTAQRAQSDKLAAAANAPRSGASAPDLSAITARIDRIEGALKAQSGEIAQQDGKIADAKVTAMAAAKPTDDTPLRRVVAASLLDTAVRHGDPFVAALAAAKSLADDPAALKPLDGFAAAGVPSPNVLCRELVEIVPQLAPPAHDATTGSSLVDRLQAGASSLIHIERSDATGIDRGSIVARVTSAAVHNDLALTERELKTLPPADRAAAQPWLDKVDARRAALAASRTFADNAMAALATVNQ
- a CDS encoding heme biosynthesis protein HemY, coding for MIRIIVFLLLIALAAAGAAWVVDQPGDLVMSWGGLRFTSKQPVFLLGIVVAVAMFAGAVLWTLWNVPGRIGRHRRERRHARGRRAITQGLLAIGHGDSTLARAHAEVARRHAGNDPLTLLLHAQSAQLDGDREAAQRAFRAMAEREDTRLLGLRGLFIEAQRADDPVTAVMVAEEALKLSPSSSWASHAVLGFCCAKGDWAGALSIIDNNQSAGLIDKATYRRQRGVLLAARAMELEKVDRDLSRESAMEAVKLAPTLIPAAVLAAKFQSEAHQVRRAMRLVETAWLAQPHPDLADAYAHVRLGDAARQRLVRVETLAAKTPGHIEGALAIARAAIDASEFARARTALEPFVAAPTQRVALLMAELERTEHGDSGRARAWTLRAVRALHDPAWTADGYVSDRWRPVSPVSGRLDAFQWQTPVAALPSDKGSAVEISPFEEAMLAPRRELPKELASEPEAPVAVPVEPVEAKPAEPAAPAEPTAQDNAPPPADALPVVPEPALAEPVAAAPEPAPPPEPAPPAPAPLFRSRTDLPKSTPAPVPAVIPIVRAPDDPGVDEEGAVDEFAEQIGPPKAQMGGWKGFLSRLGS